The DNA window GGATCCCGCGACGGTGCTCGGGCCGCTCGCGCAGCACGCGCTGACCGACTCGCTCGCGCACGGCGACGCGGCGTTGACCGGCCCGATCGTGCGCGGCGACGCCCAGACCGTGGCCGCGCACCTCGAGGCCGTCTCGCTCACCGCGCCTGCTGTGCTCCCGTCGTACGTCGCGCTGTACGAGGCCACCGTCGAACGCGCGGTCCTCGACGGCAGGCTCTCCGACGAGGCCGCAGCCCAGCTGCGAGCCGTGCTGGACCGGAGCGCGCCGTGAGCACGCCGAAGGTCGTCCGCAGCCGCGCCGACCTCGCGACCGCCGTCGAGGGGCTCCCGCGCCCGCGTGCCGTCGTGATGACGATGGGTGCCCTGCACGACGGTCACGCGATGCTGCTCCGCCGGGCGCGCTCCCTCGCCGACAGCGTGGTGCTGACGATCTTCGTCAACCCGCTGCAGTTCGGCCCCGCCGAGGACTTCGACACGTACCCCCGCACGTTCGACTCCGACCTCGGCATCGCCGCCGCCGAGGACGTCGACCTGGTGTTCGCGCCCACGCCGGACGTCGTCTACCCCAGCCAGCCGCGGGTACGGATCGACCCCGGCCCCCTTGGCAGCGAGCTGGAGGGTGCCGTACGCGAAGGCCACTTCTCCGGCGTCCTCACGGTCGTGGCGAAGCTCCTGCACCTCACCGAACCGGACTTCGCGACGTTCGGCGAGAAGGACTACCAACAGCTGGTGCTGGTCAGGCAGATGGTGAAAGACCTGGACCTGCCGGTCGAGATCGTACCGGTGGAGACCGTCCGGGAGCAGGACGGGCTCGCGCTGTCCTCGCGCAACCGCAACCTCAAGTCGCCGCAGCGCCGCGCGGCCGTGGCGCTCTCGCAGGCGCTGGCAGCAGGAGCCGCCGCGGGCAAGAACGGTGCCGAGGCCGTGCTCGAGGCGGCCGGCAAGGTGCTCGCGGACGAGGGGCTGGTCGACGTCGACTACCTGGAGCTCAGATCGCCGGAGCTGGAACCGGCGCCGGAGTCCGGCCCCGCGCGGCTGCTGGTCGCGGCACGGGTGGGCAAGACACGGCTGATCGACAACGTTCCCGTGGAGCTGTAGGAGGCGCGCAGTGGGAGTTCTGGACTCGTTCGGATTGGCCGGCAAGAAGGCGGTCGTCACCGGCGCGACGCGAGGGTTGGGCCGCGCGTTCGCGGCCGCGCTGGCCGACGCGGGCGCGGACGTCGCGATCACCACGCGGGACCGTTCACAGGCCGACGGCGTGCTGGCCGACGTGGAGGCACGCGGCCGGCAAGGGCTCGTCGTCGAGGGTTCGGTGACGGACCGGGCGGACGTCGAACGGATGACCGGCGAGGTGCTCGCGGCGTTCGGGCGGATCGACGTTCTGGTGAACAACGCCGGCGACTGCATCCACAAGCCGGCGCTGGACGTGCCGGACGCGGAGTTCCACCAGATCATCGACGCCAACCTGTTCGGCGTCTGGCTGTGCAGCACGGTCGTCGCGCGCTCGATGATCGAGGCGGGCGGCGGCGTGATCGTGAACATCGGCTCGATCTCGGCGCTGATCGTCAACCGACCGCAGTGGCAGCCCGCGTACAACGCCTCCAAGGCCGCGGTCCACCAGCTCACCAAGTCGCTCGCCGCCGAGTGGGCGCTGTCCGGGATCCGCGTGAACGCGCTCGCGCCGGGCTACGTGAAGACCGACATGGCGCCGGTCGACCGGCCGGAGTTCCAGCAGCACTGGGTGCAGGACCCGCCGATGCAGAGGTACGCGTCGCCGGAGGAGATCGCGCCGAGCGTGATCTACCTGGCCAGCGACGCGTCCTCGTTCATGACCGGGTCCGTTCTCGTCGTCGACGGCGGCTACACCGTCTGGTGACCTACTCCTCGGCGAGCGCCGCGGCCGGCTTGACGCGGACGGCGCGGCGGGCGGGGAGGACAGAGGCGAGCAGGCCGGCGACCAGGGCCACGCCGGCGACCAGGGCGAGGGTGCCGTACGGGACGCCGTACGCCATCCTGCCACCGACCGCCTGGCCGACCAGCGTGGCCGCGCCCGCAAACCCGTACAGCAGGCCCAGCGGGATCCCTAGCACGATCGCGACCGACGCGACCAGTACCGCCTCGCCCGCGAGCGTGCGGCGCAGCTGCCCCTTGGTGAGGCCGAGCGCCCGGAGCAGTGCCTGCTCCCGCGTCCGTTCGAGGACCGACAGGCTGAGCGTGTTGCCCACGCCGACCAGCGCGATCAGCACCGCGACGGCGAGCAGCCCGGTGGCCACGAGCAGCAGGATGTTCATCAGGTCGTAGTACTCCGCGCGCATCTTCGCGCCGCCCTCGATCCGGCCGTCGACGCCGATCGCGGACTCCAACCCGTGCACTGTCTTGGTCAGATCCGCGCTGTCGGAGGCACGCGCCCAGACCGCGACCTCCCCGGCGTCCGGTGCCACCCGCGCGAGGTCGCGCGGGGTGAGTACGACGCCGTTCGCCTCGCTGAACCCGCCACCGACGCGCACCTGGAATATGCCCTTGCCGGCCGGCGTGCTGACGGTCAGTGACCCGCCCTGCTTGACGCCGAGCTCCTCCGCGATCCCCTCGGGCAGCACGGCGACGCCGTCGCGGAGCCCGTCGAACGTGTCGGTGCTGCGCAGCACCGTGGCCGCGGCGGCCGGGTCGATGCCGAACAGCTGCAGGTCCTGCTCGCCGACCTTGCCGATCGCCCCGGTCACGACCGTCTGGGCCGACAGCCCGTCCACGCCCTCGACCGCGTCGATCGTCGACCGCGGGAGAGTGTCCCCCACTGCTCGCACCGCGATGTCGAGCGGGAAGTTCGCGGCGAGCGCCTTGATCGTCGTCCGTTCCACGGTCAGCGCGCCGACGCTCATCATCACGATCAGCGTCACGCCGACGAGCAGCGCCGTGGAGGTGGCCGCGGTCCGGCCGGGGTTGCGTACGGCGTTCGTCGAGGCGACCCGCGCCGGCACCCCGCCGAGACTGGTCGTGACGAGGCTGACCAGCCGGATGACCGCGGGCGCGAGGACGGGTCCGAGCAGGAGGATGCCGAAGAACGAGAGCAACCCGCCGCCGATGCCCAGCGGCAGCGCTCCACTGTCCGCGCCGAGCTTGAGCCCCGCGGCACCACCGACCAGCACCACCAGCGCGATGACCAGCCGCACCACACCGCCGCGCGATCGGACCGAGACCGCGAGGTCCGGCCGCAGCGCCGCGAGCGGCGAGACCCGGGTCGCCTTGCTCGCCGGCAGCAGCGCGGCGAGCACGGTCGTCACGAGCCCGACGGCGATCGGGATCAGCACGCTCGAGGCCGTCACCTCGAGGGTGCCGAGCTGCAGGTCCGGTCCGAGCTGCTTGACGCCGAGCGTGGTGATCGCCGCCAGTGCCGTCCCCACCGCGACACCGACGAGCGAGGCGATCGTTCCGACGAGGAACGACTCGAGCAGCACGCCGCGGAACACCTGGCGCCGGTTCGCGCCGACGCACCGCAGCAGCGCGAGCTCGCGGGTCCGTTGGGCGAGCACGATCGTGAACGTGTTCGAGACGACGAGACCAGCGACGAACACCGAGATCGCCGCGAACCCGAGCAGCACCGCGCCCATCACGTCGAACCCGCCGGTGACGTCCAGGGCCTCCGCCTCGGCCGCCTCCGCGCCCGTGTTCACCTGTGCTGTGTCGCCGAGCGCCGCGGCGAGGCGCTCGCGGAGCTGGTCGACGTCGACGCCTTCCTTCGCGCTGACCAGCACCCTCGACGGACCGCCTTCGCCGCCGAGCGCTGTGGCGGTCGCGCCGAACAGCTGCACGTCGTTGTCCCAACGACGACCGCTCGTTCCCGCGCTGATGCCGACGACCTCGTACTGCTTGGCCTTCCCGTCCGCGCCCCAGATGCTGACCTCGCTGCCGAGCGCGAGCTGACGGTCGTCGGCGGCGAACTTGCCGACGACGATCTCGTCCGCCTTCGTGGGGAACCTGCCCCGCGCCAGCTGCTCCCAGCGCAGGTCGGGGCTGGCGGGGACCGTTCCCGCCTGGACCCAGTTCACGGTGCCGTTGCCGAACGAGGCCTTGAGGTACGGCCGGTCCAGGCCCGCGACGGAGGCGACTCCGTCGACCTTGGTGACCTTGTTCTCGTCGAGCGAGTCTCCGTTGGCCGAGACGACCAGGTCGGCCTTGACGAACGGGGCGCCCGCGGCCTTCGTCAAGGCTGAGTTGGCAGAGGACAGAACCATCAGCGCGGCCGCGACGAAGCCGACGCCGAGCACGATCGCGAGCATGCCGGCGACGTACCGCCGGCCGTGGCCCTTGATCGAGGCGAGGACGACCGTGCGCACCTCAGACCCCCAGCCGGCTGATCGCGGTGAGGACGTCCTCGGCGGTCGGGTCGTCGATGTCGCCCGCGACGTTCCCGTCGGCGATG is part of the Tenggerimyces flavus genome and encodes:
- a CDS encoding SDR family NAD(P)-dependent oxidoreductase — protein: MGVLDSFGLAGKKAVVTGATRGLGRAFAAALADAGADVAITTRDRSQADGVLADVEARGRQGLVVEGSVTDRADVERMTGEVLAAFGRIDVLVNNAGDCIHKPALDVPDAEFHQIIDANLFGVWLCSTVVARSMIEAGGGVIVNIGSISALIVNRPQWQPAYNASKAAVHQLTKSLAAEWALSGIRVNALAPGYVKTDMAPVDRPEFQQHWVQDPPMQRYASPEEIAPSVIYLASDASSFMTGSVLVVDGGYTVW
- a CDS encoding ABC transporter permease, which produces MRTVVLASIKGHGRRYVAGMLAIVLGVGFVAAALMVLSSANSALTKAAGAPFVKADLVVSANGDSLDENKVTKVDGVASVAGLDRPYLKASFGNGTVNWVQAGTVPASPDLRWEQLARGRFPTKADEIVVGKFAADDRQLALGSEVSIWGADGKAKQYEVVGISAGTSGRRWDNDVQLFGATATALGGEGGPSRVLVSAKEGVDVDQLRERLAAALGDTAQVNTGAEAAEAEALDVTGGFDVMGAVLLGFAAISVFVAGLVVSNTFTIVLAQRTRELALLRCVGANRRQVFRGVLLESFLVGTIASLVGVAVGTALAAITTLGVKQLGPDLQLGTLEVTASSVLIPIAVGLVTTVLAALLPASKATRVSPLAALRPDLAVSVRSRGGVVRLVIALVVLVGGAAGLKLGADSGALPLGIGGGLLSFFGILLLGPVLAPAVIRLVSLVTTSLGGVPARVASTNAVRNPGRTAATSTALLVGVTLIVMMSVGALTVERTTIKALAANFPLDIAVRAVGDTLPRSTIDAVEGVDGLSAQTVVTGAIGKVGEQDLQLFGIDPAAAATVLRSTDTFDGLRDGVAVLPEGIAEELGVKQGGSLTVSTPAGKGIFQVRVGGGFSEANGVVLTPRDLARVAPDAGEVAVWARASDSADLTKTVHGLESAIGVDGRIEGGAKMRAEYYDLMNILLLVATGLLAVAVLIALVGVGNTLSLSVLERTREQALLRALGLTKGQLRRTLAGEAVLVASVAIVLGIPLGLLYGFAGAATLVGQAVGGRMAYGVPYGTLALVAGVALVAGLLASVLPARRAVRVKPAAALAEE
- the panC gene encoding pantoate--beta-alanine ligase, with the protein product MSTPKVVRSRADLATAVEGLPRPRAVVMTMGALHDGHAMLLRRARSLADSVVLTIFVNPLQFGPAEDFDTYPRTFDSDLGIAAAEDVDLVFAPTPDVVYPSQPRVRIDPGPLGSELEGAVREGHFSGVLTVVAKLLHLTEPDFATFGEKDYQQLVLVRQMVKDLDLPVEIVPVETVREQDGLALSSRNRNLKSPQRRAAVALSQALAAGAAAGKNGAEAVLEAAGKVLADEGLVDVDYLELRSPELEPAPESGPARLLVAARVGKTRLIDNVPVEL